The Chryseobacterium shigense genome segment AAAAAACTGCTTCTTTGGAAGCAGTTTTCGTTATAATGATTTATCTTGTTACAATCCTTTTCTGGACTTACCCTTTTTATTTTCCTCTTTTAAGGCTTCTATCTGCTCTTTCAGTAGCTTGATGTAATCCTGTTGGCTTTCCAGTATATATTCTGGAATATTACAATATTGGTTATAATTTCCAGATTGATTATTTGTACTACTGTCATTAAAAGTTAAGTTCTGTACGACATTTGCCGTTTTCTCTTCTTTAATATCTTCTACATTAATATCTAATGCCTCCGCCAGCTTTTCCCATTCATCATCATAAATCTTCACCTCGCCGTTTTCTTTACGGCTGTAGTTGGATACATCGGTTGCAATGATATCAGCAAGATATTGCTGAGTAAAGCCTTTCTGCTTTCTTTGATTTTTTAACTTTTCCATAGTCATAGGCGTATCTGTGTTTTGTACAAATATAGAAAAAAAATGGAGTTTGCTAAACTGTAAATTATAATTACATTTGAGAAAAACTAAAAAAACATGAATAGACTTGTAATTATTGGCAATGGCTTCGACCTTGCTCATGGATTACCAACTTCATATTCCTCTTTTCTGAATTATATATGGAAAAATTTTAGTGAGACTAAAAGCAATCCTTTGTTTCAGGATTTATTTGAGATAGATCATATTCATTTTCGGGGCAATGAATCGTATAATAATTATAATGAATTCTGTGAAGATATAAGATTTAGTTTCAGAAAAGATCCATATTATTTTGTAAATTCTGCTAACTATAGTGATAAAAGTTTTACTTTATACCATAAGCGTAGTTCTTCAAAATGTGTATTTTCTTTTAAAAATAAATTTTTTGAATTAATTACTGTTAAAAGTGTAGAAAATTGGGTAGATATAGAAAATATTTATTACCAGGTATTAACTTCAATGGTGAAAGGGGATAGTGTATTTTCGCAATTAGGAGATATTAACCAATTGAATGCTGAATTTTCTCAAATTAAAAAGCTTTTAGATTATTATCTTAATAAAGAGATTGAACAGAAGTACTTTTTTAAAAATTCATATGAAGATTCAGACTCAATTGCTGATCTATTTACTTATGAGTATAAGAATTTAGGTAAAGACTCTAAGAATAGTTTTTTTTTGGAATTCGCTCCTGATTATAGAAAAGAACTAATTGATTTTGATAATTTATTTTTAGGCGTTAGTATATATCATCAAAAATGTTTTGAAAATCTATTTGTTGATTTTAATTATACATCAAATGTGAATAATTATGTATCTATTATAAATAGTAAAAAAGTTAGAGGATATGGGCTGTCATCCCAAATACAAATACATGGCCATGTTTCTGATGATACCAATCCGATAAATTTTGGCTTTGGAGATGAAATGGATGATCATTACAAAATATTAGAAAATACGGGAGATAATAAATATTTGGAAAATATAAAGTCCTTCATGTATTTTAATAACTCAAATTATCGTAAACTACTGAACTGGATAGAGACAAAAGATTATCAGGTTTTTATAATGGGACATTCATGTGGCTTATCAGATAGAACATTATTAAATACATTATTTGAACATCCTAATTGTAAATCCATAAAGATTTTCTACCATCAAAAAGCAGATGGAACAGATAATTTTACTGAATTATCACAGAACATTTCAAGACACTTTAATAAGAAGTCAATGATGAGGCAAAAGGTGGTAGATAAAAGCTTATCCAAGCCTCTGCCTCAGAATGTGAGATATCAAAGTAAAGGAGTATAAGTATTAAACCAAATTAAAAGTTTTTATAAAATAAATATGGAAAGAAAAGTCATAAAAATCAAACATATCACAGGAACCTACACCATCGAGGTTGCCGATGGAAAGCTGAATGAAATGAAAAGTCAGCTGGACAAATGCCTGAACGATGAACAGGGCGCAATAGTTGTGAAGGGAGAAAACGGAGACCAGTTTGTATATCCGTCAGATCTTTTGAAAAACAGTTTCATTGCTGTAGTAGATAGGGAAGAGGTTAAAGAGGCGTAGAAAAATAATTCCCCTGATTTTAAGCTCATTATTAAGCTTTGTTAAAATTTGTGGAATAAATATTTTGCAGAGCTGTAAAATCCTTCTATATTTGCACCACTGAAAACAACGGTACATCCGTTATTCAGGAGAGTTGGCAGAGTGGTCGATTGCGGCAGTCTTGAAAACTGTTGACTGTAACAGGTCCGGGGGTTCGAATCCCTCACTCTCCGCTTAAGGAGACGTCCATTTTTTGGACGTCTCCTTTTTTAATGCACGTTATAGTCTGCATTACGGGAGGTTATATTAAAATAATGCTCTATAAACAAGTGTTCGGGTTTTGTAATCTTATTGATATTTTTTCATACTATAAATTCCAGTTTATTTCTAATTAATGGATTTACTTTTCATCCTGTCATTGTATTTATTTTTGAGAAATGTTACGAGCTTCCCTGATGCTTTAAAAATCAAAAGTCCCAAAAGCCAGCCCGAAAGTGCTCCGCAGATAATTCCTGCGACAATTGAGATGTCGGCTGTCCACCAATGCTGTATTAAATTGATGAAATAGAAAAAAATAACAGAAACAATAGTAGTCCCTAATATGGAGACAGACAAAAAAAGAGTTTTAAACCCTTTGCTTACAGATTTTTGCTGAATCCCCACCAAAACTGATGCAGAAATAATACCTCCGCTGATCAGGAAAAACAGGATAAGGAAGAACATCAGAATCAAAACAACTCCAATAATGAGTGCCAAAAGAAAAAATAGTGCACCCATCAGAATCAAAGCGATCAGAAAATCTTCATCATTTTTGAATGAATCCATCATATAAAGATGATGAGGAATGTTAAGTATTCCGTGTAAAAGATTTTTCATAATTAAGTTTTTTTAAGTCAGCTATATAAGTTGTCTGTCCGCTCTTTTTAGAATTTTTCGATCTTTGGTTTCTTATTGTTTTGTAGTATGACACCTTTCTTCAGACTTGTTGAGACAATACAATAATTACTGGAAAAGTTCAGTATCTTAAAGGAATCTCAGATTCATGCTCTGATAAAAAAATATTCTTCAATATCATTTTGTAGTACATTGCACTGGGGTCTTAAAAAATTAATTTTCATTCATGTGTTTTTTGTTAATAGTCTATTCATAAATATATTGCAAAAAATCATGTGACTGGGAAAAATGATATTATGTTAAAATACAGCAGATTGAAAATGGATAATAATCATAATGATTATGTTATTTTTGAATGATGTACGGATGTGTCCAGTGCGAGAGCAATTACATTGAAAGCATATTTAAATTACCAAATTTGAATTCTTCTTTTCGAGAATGGATAACTTATTAATTTTGATTAGATGATAATATGTTGTAAGTCAATTTTTTAATATTATTTAAAAAACTCAGAAAGGGTATTAAGAATTTGACAGAGCTCCCTTTCAGCCCGCAGAGTAAATACTCAAAATGTAGTTTATTGCAGGCTTTTTTGTTTATGAACTGGCCTTTTAAAGTTTTCAAAAAAATTACCGTTAATTTTTAAAATAACATAAAAATCTATCCGTTTCCAGCCAAAACTTATCTATTTTTGAACAACTAAATTTCAAAAATAAAAATGAAAGCCAAAGCTCCTTTTTATATTGCATTGATTGTTGGAATTACTTATCTCCCCTTATCTGCACAAGCCCAGTCACAAATAAACAATGATATTTCTAAAGTAGAAGCAGGATTGATGCCTGCAGTCCGTTTTCAGGGAGAGCCTCTCTGGACAATGGAATCCAGAATGAAACACTATAATATTCCGGGCGTGAGCATTGCAGTCATTAAAAATTCCAAAGTCATTTGGAGCAAAACTTATGGCTTCGCAGATGTGGAATCTAAAATTCCGGTGAATACCCAAACACTGTTTCAGGCTGCATCTATGAGCAAACCGGTAAGCATGTATGCTGCACTGGCGGAGGTTGAGGCCGGAAAAATAAACCCGGATGCTGATGTGAATACCTATCTGAAATCCTGGAAAATTCCCGAAAATAAATTTACAAAAGAAAAAAAGGTAAGTCTTAAACATATAGCGAGCCATACAGCAGGAATTACCATGAGCGGATTTCCCGGATATGAAACTGATAAGCCTCTTCCTTCCCTGGTTCAGGTGTTGAATGGAGAGAATCCAGCCAATACTCCCGTAATTACAGTTGACAAACTTCCCGGAACCCCTTTCAGGTATGCAGGCGGTGGATATTGCGTTATGCAGCAGATGTTAATGGATATAGAAGGAAAAGACTTCACCACTGTTATGAATGAAAAAGTACTGATGCCACTGAACATGAAAAACAGTACCTTTTCCCAACCCTTACCTGAAGCACAGGTCCGGTTTGCCGCCACAGCATACAATCAGGAAGGTATAAAGGTTCCCGGGAAATATCATATCTACCCCGAGCAGGCACCTGCCGGTTTATGGACTACCGCTGAAGACCTGGCTAAATTTATAATTGATGTTCAAAATACCCTCAGCGGGAAAAGCAGCACAATTATTTCGCAAAAAACGGCTGAAGAATTTACAACTCCTTTCATTGATCCGTTTATGGGATTGGGTATTTTTCTGGAAAACAGGGAAGGACAGATTTATTTCAATCACGGTGGCTGGAATGAAGGCTTTTCGAGCAGATTCATAGCCAGTAAAACAAGTGGTGACGGAATTGTAGTGTTAACAAATACCAATAAACCCGATTTTGTAGAAGAGGTGGTACGTTCGGTTGCAGAAGTTTATCACTGGCCTGCATTTAATCCTCCTGCTTATAAAGTCTTACCACTGAATAATGAAGATTTTAGCAATACAGGAAGCTACACCAATAATATTTACGGCTTTTTTAAGATTTATCGTGAAAAAGGAAAGCTGATGGCTGCCAATAATACAGAAGGTCCTATGGAACTTATGAAAATAGGAGAAGACACTTATGCATTCCGGGAATGGGATTTCAACCTTAAGCTGGTAAAAAATACCCGGACAGGAAAAACAGAATTAGCTCAGATTCTCCGCAATGGTAAAATCAGGCAGGGGCCGAAGCAAAGCGACAGAGAAAAAGTTCCTTTGGAAATAATTCTTGACGGAAATTTTGATGAAGGACTGGAAGCTTACAGAAAAGCAAAAATCAAAGATGAGAATCATTATCTTCTTTCCGAAAACTATCTGAATGATGCAGGCTATTCGTTACTCAACAGAAAAGATTTTACAGGAGCCATTAATGTTTTACGCTTAAATACATTGCTGTATCCCCAGAGCGAAAATACATATGACAGTCTGGGAGATGCTTACATGAAGGCCGGACAAAAGGAAAAAGCAAAAGAAACCTATCAAAAATTACTGAAGATAAATCCTGCAAATGAAAACGCTGCAAACGTTTTAAAAACATTGTAGAATGAACTTTTTAGTTTTGTATTTTAAGAGAAGAAAATGTAAAACATGAGTATAAAAGATAAATACGGAATGGAATTTCTAAAAGTAAGTGCTGATGGAAATATAGGGCATACCTGTATCCGTAAAGATGGAATTGTTGATAAAAATAACCTGCTGCAGTTTTTAAATTATTTGAATATATCCCGTACCCGGCATCTTTTAAAGGAAATAAACCATTATCTGGAGAATACGGAAACTCCGGATAATACCCCTTATGACTCTATGGTCCTGGAACATATTGATCTGAAGATCCATTACCCGGAATTTATAATAGACGAACAACCCGGCACGTTTCCGTTAGCAGATATCAGAGACTTATTGATGGAGTGGCTGGTGTTTTTACAATCTTAGATCATTTTTAT includes the following:
- a CDS encoding glyceraldehyde-3-phosphate dehydrogenase produces the protein MERKVIKIKHITGTYTIEVADGKLNEMKSQLDKCLNDEQGAIVVKGENGDQFVYPSDLLKNSFIAVVDREEVKEA
- a CDS encoding AbiH family protein, producing MNRLVIIGNGFDLAHGLPTSYSSFLNYIWKNFSETKSNPLFQDLFEIDHIHFRGNESYNNYNEFCEDIRFSFRKDPYYFVNSANYSDKSFTLYHKRSSSKCVFSFKNKFFELITVKSVENWVDIENIYYQVLTSMVKGDSVFSQLGDINQLNAEFSQIKKLLDYYLNKEIEQKYFFKNSYEDSDSIADLFTYEYKNLGKDSKNSFFLEFAPDYRKELIDFDNLFLGVSIYHQKCFENLFVDFNYTSNVNNYVSIINSKKVRGYGLSSQIQIHGHVSDDTNPINFGFGDEMDDHYKILENTGDNKYLENIKSFMYFNNSNYRKLLNWIETKDYQVFIMGHSCGLSDRTLLNTLFEHPNCKSIKIFYHQKADGTDNFTELSQNISRHFNKKSMMRQKVVDKSLSKPLPQNVRYQSKGV
- a CDS encoding helix-turn-helix transcriptional regulator — translated: MEKLKNQRKQKGFTQQYLADIIATDVSNYSRKENGEVKIYDDEWEKLAEALDINVEDIKEEKTANVVQNLTFNDSSTNNQSGNYNQYCNIPEYILESQQDYIKLLKEQIEALKEENKKGKSRKGL
- a CDS encoding serine hydrolase codes for the protein MKAKAPFYIALIVGITYLPLSAQAQSQINNDISKVEAGLMPAVRFQGEPLWTMESRMKHYNIPGVSIAVIKNSKVIWSKTYGFADVESKIPVNTQTLFQAASMSKPVSMYAALAEVEAGKINPDADVNTYLKSWKIPENKFTKEKKVSLKHIASHTAGITMSGFPGYETDKPLPSLVQVLNGENPANTPVITVDKLPGTPFRYAGGGYCVMQQMLMDIEGKDFTTVMNEKVLMPLNMKNSTFSQPLPEAQVRFAATAYNQEGIKVPGKYHIYPEQAPAGLWTTAEDLAKFIIDVQNTLSGKSSTIISQKTAEEFTTPFIDPFMGLGIFLENREGQIYFNHGGWNEGFSSRFIASKTSGDGIVVLTNTNKPDFVEEVVRSVAEVYHWPAFNPPAYKVLPLNNEDFSNTGSYTNNIYGFFKIYREKGKLMAANNTEGPMELMKIGEDTYAFREWDFNLKLVKNTRTGKTELAQILRNGKIRQGPKQSDREKVPLEIILDGNFDEGLEAYRKAKIKDENHYLLSENYLNDAGYSLLNRKDFTGAINVLRLNTLLYPQSENTYDSLGDAYMKAGQKEKAKETYQKLLKINPANENAANVLKTL